The DNA window GGGCTTTACCATTATGGACTTTTCGTTCTTAATATGCACCGCGCCGGGCGCCGACCCTTTTTTCTTCCAGACATATTTTCGTAAGGTGTAAATGACCGGAACAATACCGGAATGTTTCTGCGAACTGTATCGCGCGGCGAGTTGGGCCGCCTGAATTATTACGTCTCGAGGGAAAGGGTCTCCCTTTTTTATTGCCGGAACTATCACGTGAGAGCCTTGACCTCCTTGCACGTGCAGCCAGAGGTCGTTCTTTTTAGCTACTTTGAAAGTGAGTTTATCGTTGTCTCTTGAGCTTTTACCAACCAATACTGAATATCCGTTACCTGCGTCAAACTTCCGATAAGGATAAGAACTGAATTCTTTTTTCTTCTTCAGTGGAGTTTTCTTTTTCTTTAGAATCTTTTCAAAAGCGTTCCATTCGTTTATTGATTTAACTTTTTCGATTTCAGTCAGCAGATTGCTGATATTCGGTATTTCTCTTTCGCCTTCCGCAATAACTTTTTCAAGTTTTTTCTCACCCGAACGGGCTGATTTAGCTTTTTTATAATATCGTTCGGCGTTAGCGGCAGGTGGTATGAGGGGGTCGAGTTTTATCTCCACTTCGTCTCCGTTAAAATCGGTTAAAGAAACAGTTGTCATCCCTTTTTTGAACAATGTCAGGTTGGATATGAGAAGGTCGGCAATTTTATCCCAATCTTTTCGCTCTTTTAGTTTCGAGAGATCGACTTTCTGTTTTTTGGTTCTTTCAAATACGGATTTTAATTTTGATTTCAATCCTTTTACAGCCTCTCTTTTCTTTTTGATTAAATTTTCATAACCATATACGGCTTTATTAGTTTCGATAATCGCATCATTTATGGATTTAAACTTCTCCGTCGAGACTCCCTGCAGGTGAGTCAACTCAATAAGAGAGAAAATCGGCGGGGAAGAATGATAGAGAAACTGTTTTGGATTAGAAAATGCCGACGTGATTGAGTTATATGCCGTGAAAAGTTTCTTATAACCGCTATCGGAAAGTGTGTGGCTCAGTGCGTCAGGTTGTAATCCCGCACTGAAAATCAGTTCATCGGCAATAGTTTTGTTCACCAAAGGAAGTGAATTACGAAGCGCCTTTTTAAGTTTGACGGACGTTTTAGATTTTAATGATTCTTTAAGTTTTTTAACGCTATTAAGTGTCTGAATGTTATTCGGCTGAAAAACGTCGCTATAATGTAAATTCATTAATTTTGCCGGGCTTTTGAATGAGTTCAGAATTTCAGATTCATTATTTAGAATCACCACATTTGGCAGGGAGCCGTAAAAGATAAACCGTAAAATCAAATTTCTTTCAAATCGAAAGGAAATTACCTTCTCATCTCCGGAAATCAGATTGGAAATAAATTTCAAACCGTTTAATTCATTGAATAATCGCACTGTTTGTTTTTTCTTCGGCTTAAAACTTCCTGCAATGGCATAAAGATAAGATTTTCCTTTAACCGCATTGAAAAATAGTGTTTTTGTTTCTTTGCCTTCGAATTCCAAAAGTAATTCGTTCTTACGAAATGTGAAAGCTGAGGAGAATCGCATTCCTTTGAGCATAACCTCCAATTCAAGAGATAGGAGTTTCAATGTTTCATGATGATTAATCATAGTAAAATAAACTTAAACAATTATTTAGAAGAAAAATAATACTATTGACTATCCGTCCGGTAATATTTACTTTACCTTGCTTAATATAAAATGAGTTATAACGCTCATTTCAGGTAATAAAAAAGCGCTAAGGAGATAGTTTGCTCAGTAGTATGACAGGATACGGAAGAGGGGAATCCACCGGACCACACTGCACAGTTGCGGTGGAATTACGGTCGGTGAACAATCGCTATTGCGACGTTGTTTTGAGAAATAACAAAGGTTTTATGCAATGGGATGACGAGGTAAGACGCATAATACAGAAAAATCTTAAGCGTGGGAAAATCTATGTTAATATAAATGTGGAAGCTACGAATTCAAACGGAGATGTTTCTAAATTAGATTCGGACGCGGTAAAAAAATATGCTTCTCTTTTAGAAGAGATTAAGAAACACGCAGGAATAGATGAGCCTATTCAGCTCAGTCATCTGCTCAGTAATAACAATATATATGCTCAGCCATCAGAGATAGACGAAGAAGATTTGCACAAGTTAATGCTTAAAGCCCTTGAAAGCGCGCTTACTCAGGTAGAAAATATGCGGAGCGAAGAAGGGGAAAAATTATCAGCAGATATTACAGAAAGAATTAATTTGATAAAAGAAGAGGTTACAAGCATAAAGAATATATCTTCTGATAATGCGTCTACGCAATTCGAAAAATTAAAAGTAAGAGCCCAAGAGCTCATCGGCAATGAAATGGAGTTCGACCGGCTTAATCAAGAGCTCGCCCTGCTATCAGATAAATTGGATATTTCGGAAGAATGTGTAAGAATAGATAGTCATGTCGGTCAATTCACAGATTATTTAACAATTGACGAGCCTGTGGGTAAAAGACTTGATTTTTTATTGCAGGAAATGAATCGTGAATCCAATACGATTTCTTCTAAAAGTAATAATGTATCAATTTCTCATATAATAGTAGAAATGAGAAACGTAATTGAATCGTTACGAG is part of the Candidatus Neomarinimicrobiota bacterium genome and encodes:
- a CDS encoding YicC family protein, which encodes MLSSMTGYGRGESTGPHCTVAVELRSVNNRYCDVVLRNNKGFMQWDDEVRRIIQKNLKRGKIYVNINVEATNSNGDVSKLDSDAVKKYASLLEEIKKHAGIDEPIQLSHLLSNNNIYAQPSEIDEEDLHKLMLKALESALTQVENMRSEEGEKLSADITERINLIKEEVTSIKNISSDNASTQFEKLKVRAQELIGNEMEFDRLNQELALLSDKLDISEECVRIDSHVGQFTDYLTIDEPVGKRLDFLLQEMNRESNTISSKSNNVSISHIIVEMRNVIESLREQVQNII
- a CDS encoding DUF814 domain-containing protein, with the translated sequence MINHHETLKLLSLELEVMLKGMRFSSAFTFRKNELLLEFEGKETKTLFFNAVKGKSYLYAIAGSFKPKKKQTVRLFNELNGLKFISNLISGDEKVISFRFERNLILRFIFYGSLPNVVILNNESEILNSFKSPAKLMNLHYSDVFQPNNIQTLNSVKKLKESLKSKTSVKLKKALRNSLPLVNKTIADELIFSAGLQPDALSHTLSDSGYKKLFTAYNSITSAFSNPKQFLYHSSPPIFSLIELTHLQGVSTEKFKSINDAIIETNKAVYGYENLIKKKREAVKGLKSKLKSVFERTKKQKVDLSKLKERKDWDKIADLLISNLTLFKKGMTTVSLTDFNGDEVEIKLDPLIPPAANAERYYKKAKSARSGEKKLEKVIAEGEREIPNISNLLTEIEKVKSINEWNAFEKILKKKKTPLKKKKEFSSYPYRKFDAGNGYSVLVGKSSRDNDKLTFKVAKKNDLWLHVQGGQGSHVIVPAIKKGDPFPRDVIIQAAQLAARYSSQKHSGIVPVIYTLRKYVWKKKGSAPGAVHIKNEKSIMVKPDQ